In the Sorghum bicolor cultivar BTx623 chromosome 4, Sorghum_bicolor_NCBIv3, whole genome shotgun sequence genome, GGCATCGGTGTCCCCCGCGGCCCGCCCCTAGCGCTCCCACGTCACCCTCTCGGACTCGGAGGCGGTAGTAGCAAGGGAGTCAGTGGTCGGCGGTGGTCAGGGATACAAATACCCCGGCCACGTGACGACACCGGATGCAAACCTATTTATATTCTCTCCTTAATTCCCCATCTTTCTCGTCCGCCTCCGCACCTCCGCAACCCCCGCCCCTCCTCCGCCGaagcctctcctctcctccggccgccgaaaccctagccgccggcgccgccgacgccgccgccgtcatGGCGAGCAGCAACGTCTCCACCGTCTACATCTCTGTCATTGATGACGTCATCTCCAAGGTCCGCGAGGATTTCATCACCTACGGAGTCGGCGACGCCGTCCTAAACGAGCTCCAGGCTGTAAGGACCTCTGATTTCTCGATCCCCAGCTCTCGCCCCCCTCCAATTTTTTCTTGATTTCAGCGATTTTGACGGTTGTCTCTCCGATCCGGCCGAGGAAACCCTAGCTCTGGGAGATGAAAATGCTGCACTGTGGCGCGATCTCGGGGaacatagaccgaaccaaggcTGCTGCACCGTCCGCCGGAGGCACCACCGGCACGACACCGCCCGTGCACGACCTCAACGTGCCGTACGAGGCCACATCCGAGGAGTACGCCACCCCGACCGCTGACATGCTGTTCCCGCCGGTGAGACCGAATCCCTCGTCTGCTGCACTTTAGAATTTTTCCCGATCTACACAATTGGGACTCGAGGTTCTGAACGAGTTACTTGTATTTGTTTTCAGACACCATTGCAGACCCCAATCCAGACTCCTCTGCCAGGGACAGACACAGGGATGTACAACATACCCACCGGCCCTTCTGATTATGCCCCATCACCTATCAGCGATATCAGGAACGGGATGGCGATAAATGGGGCAGACCCAAAAGCTGGCCGTCCAAGTCCCTACATGGTATTGTGAATTTGAACTGTGCTGTTATGTGTGACTAGTTTTCCCCCCTTGTTAGTGTTAGCTGTTTGTCATATTTAGAAGTTTTTGCAGCCACCACCTTCCCCATGGATGAGTCAGAGGCCGCTGGGTGTTGATGTGAATGTCGGTATGTGCATGCTTATGTCCTCCGTTTGGGGTCCACAACTCCACGTGCAAACTGCATTCCTAGTTTATTCTATTTGGAGGTAATATCATTTGGGAAAACAATAACTAAAACAATTTGTGTGACTCATAATGTACAGCCTATGTGGAAGGCCGTGAAGATCCTGACAGGGGCGTGCAGCCTCAGCCACTGACTCAGGTAAAATATGAGATCGCATATCATTTGAGAGCATGGCTAATTAGTAATGTTGTATGGGGGATTCCATCTGTTATTTGTTTTGGGCTCTCATTTATTTCTGTAGAACATTGCTCCCTGATGATATTGTCAATCAAGATTGCGTTTGTGGATAAATAGAATATGTTTCCGGAGTTGAAAGTTGGTTACTGCCCCTTTTGCCAATAATATTAGCCTGTTTGTTAAGTGTTGATTGGGTTTGTTAATTTTAGGATACTGGGATATTTTTTATGGTTTTACAAACTTTTATTTATAATAATAATTGGTGATAGGAAACACACTGAGAATCTTGTTCTCAAATTCTGTTTAAACAATTACTTCATGTAACGGGAATGATATGTTAGGACCTGGGTGTGTGTTTGTGTAAGTGTGTGTTTTGGGTATCTTACAATGGTTCTTTACCAATCTTAGTACAAAGATACACAGCTCTCCTACATGTTCGATAAAAAAATTACTTCATCTATCATACATATCACAAGTAGTGTTTCTCTTTTGATGATGCCATGTATATTTGAATTTCGGATCGAATGAAGTCCGCTTCATTCCAACAAGTTGTTCAAAAGTGTTTAGTGGAAGTGATTAAAAGTGTGTGATGTTTATGGAAACTTCAGAATAAATATGCCAGCAGGATTAATTAGTTCAATCTGTTCTGGTAGCATTATATGTGCTGGTGGTACTCATGGTCTATCGTGGACTTCGAGCACTGTTTACTTGTAATAATGCTGCATGGTGTTTCTTGGTAGGCATATTTTGTAGCATTTTATTTAGAGTTAAACTGGAAGTTCTCATGTTTGCTTCGTTGGTCTTATGTTCTCAAATATATGTCTCATATAATTATTTAATGTATCATTTAGTTATGAGGTTTAGGGGTTTAGCATATCTTCAGCATGAACTCTCTTGTGTGGAGTTCAACTAGTTTAACCTAGGGTGGTGCAGAAACCATTAGGCATTAGCAGCTCAGCCATAGGTTTGAACTCATTTTACCTGTATTGCTGGTCCAAGGTAACtaatccatttgcattgttatATTGAGTCCTGATTGTTGCAGTTTCATTCTGGTTCGTTCGTGTTTGTAGGATTTTTTGATGATGTCCTCTGGAAAACGCAAGAGGGATGAGTATCCTGGTCAGCTCCCTTCTGGTTCTTTTGTACCTCAGCAAGATGGAAGTGCTGATCAGATAGTAGAATTTGTTGTGTCAAAGGTAACTATCAGTGATAAATTCAATTCATTGTCTGGCATTACTTTTCCTTGATACATTACTTCAAATATGTCTGTGCTTCCTTGAGTGAGTTAGTGCTATGCTAGGATTGGTTGCACAGTTTTGAGGATTTGTTCCTCATCCCCCAGTTTACAATGAAACGAGTCTTCGGTTCACAGCCATGCCTTATTTAGGATGGAATATGTCTAGTTTTTGATTTTATTAGGATGGAACGTGTCTAGTTTTTGTTTTACCCAAGTAGCTTTGGTGTTCCACACTTTCTTTTGCATCTGACCCACCAATCATACATTCAtgtttccccccccccccccccatagTTTGCACACTAAAGCCATGGCATGCCATACTAAAACATGGTATCTGTGATGTGTGAGTACAAGACacaactaggccttgtttactttccaaaaattttgaaaattttttcaagattccccgtcacatcggatcttgtggcacatgcatgaaacattaaatatagataaaaaagtaactaattacacagtttgcctgtaatttgcgagacgaatcttttgagcctagttagttcgtatttggataatatttgtcaaatacaaacgaaaatgctacagtgtccattttgcaaaaaaaaattgcaactaaACAACGCCCTAGTAGCTATTATATACCTGGTATGTTTTTTTTGGAGTTAGTATTGTTTAAAAACAAATTAGACCAACCTTGGAGGAACTAAGGTTGCATTCTATTAAGAAGAAAATAGGCACCCAAAACCTCGACGAGGACTTGAACCTGGGTGATGTGGGTATGGATCCACCCCTTGACCAACTGAGCTAGCCTAGCTTCCTGATTCTGCTTAGACCTTGTATGCTTTTGTTGTGCATTAAGTAGTTGACCTCTCACCCAAATCTGTTCCTGTCATGTATAGCCAGTTTAGACATTAACACAATTGTAAAGCTTGTACTTCTGGTGCAGTGAGCATCCTCTTTATATTTAACGGTCGGATCCTCTGGAGAAGTAATTAAATCATTCATTTTGTAAGCTGAGAATATGTTTCTATCATAATGGAATATATTGAGTATGTCCAACTAGAATGACCTAAATTTTTTCCATCTAATTGATTTATGTAGTATTCCTctgtttatgattttttttgaatGTTCAATATCTTGTGTGTTAAGTCCTCAGTTCTGTTAATCCGTGTTTAGGAAAATGCAAACCAACTTTGGAGTTCCATCATCAACAAGCTTGAAACACCAACCAAGACAATCACTCCAGTTATTCCGCAGTGTGATGGGATTCAGGATGACTATAATGATGTATGTATTATTCTAAAACTAATGGGTTCACATAGATATTTCAGTACAAACTTACTGTGATATTTTTTTCCAGCAATTTTTCTTTCAAGGAGTTCCAACTGAAGATTATAATACCCCTGGAGAATCTGGTAAATTGtcatcaaactgtgcaactttATGTTTATATTGCTGATTCATTATTTGTCATACATATTTTTGTTATGTTTATTAGCGGAGTATCGAGCTCCTACACCTGCTGTTGGAACACCAAAACCAAGAAATGATGCTGgagatgatgacgatgacgatgatgaacctcctCTTAATGAagacgatgacgacgatgatgagttagatgaccTTGAGCAAGGGGAGGATGAACCTAACACACAACATCTTGTACTTGCACAATTTGACAAAGTAGGTGCACTTTGTTTAAGTTAATATTTGCTATCCATGCTTAGGTTTTCCCTCTAGTTTCAGCCCACTTTGTCTTACATCCTCTTCTATGATTAATAGGTGACAAGGACCAAGAATCGTTGGAAGTGCACTTTGAAGGATGGAATCATGCATTTGAATGGCAGGGATGTTCTATTTAACAAGGTTGGTAACATAATATTTTTTTGGTCAAGTTTGTGAATATAACTGAGCCTCAAATTGTATTCTGTTTTTTACCATAAATAATAGCGAAATCCCTTGACATGTTTGGaaaattatattatattagaggaTAGAGGCAGCTAATTTCAAGCTAATTGACCACATAATAATCATCTTAAATTGTGATTCTGGCACAGAAGACGTGCAGAATAGGTAGGTAGTTGGAAGATACTAACGCTTTTCCTGGCTTGTTACAGCATGTAATTCAGTCATTACCAGAAGGGAAATGTTATGTTTTTCTGCACCTTTATTCCTTTTAAAAAACTTCCAAATCGGCGGCTGTAAGGCCATAAGTCAACTATTGTGCGAACTTTGTAGTTAATTTATCATGGACTTGATAACTCAGCAATGTTGGCCTCAAAAATGTGTTGTGATGCACGACTGCTTCAGTGTGGTATGCTTGTTACATTGCTGACATGGATTTGATAAATCGAATTTGCAGGCGACAGGTGAGTTTGATTTTTGAATTTTTGGATGAAGATGAGCTATTTTAGAAGCAGCTGTATGGACATATCTTGTCTTTGACATAAGGACGGGGAGGTGACAAAGTGTTCATGGTGGGGTCCTGGCAGTATGACTGCGTCGTGTTTTCCTATTGATACTTTGTTTCACCCTCTGGTTTGTCACCGCAACTGTTATCGCTGTAAAAAAGTTACTGCTTGTGCTGTGTAGACATTTTCTGAGATGGGTCTCTCAAATCTGCAGCGTAACTATATTATCTGATTTAATGTTAGttatacatttttttttctctaaagTCACTTTTCCTGCTGTATCGTGGCGCTCTTGTTGGCCATAATGGTGCGTATGTGGACCTTAAAGCAGTCGTCCGGAGTTGGTGGCTGCATGACATTGACCATCACTCTATCAGGCACATCGCCTGACACACAAGGGTCTTTACAAATTCTGGTGGATGATATCGGGCCGAGGTGGGCCGAAAGAAGAACGTTTATTCCTGCGCGTTTTGGATTGAAAAAAGTCTACCCTATCTACCTATAACTATCACGGGAGTCCTAATTACCTGCTTAACTGGGAAATTAGATTTTTAGGCTCTTTTAACTTGTGAAACCATCAAATTTAGGTCCTTAAACGATTTTCTGCTGTGTGACGCCAGTCACCCTGCATGGCGTCACATTGAAAGAATCTAGATGACTAAAGGAGGTGAATAATCCATTaaaaatttaaaatcccttgaaaAACAACACCAGGCACAAATGGTTAGTACAAGAGATAGCTCCCACTACAAACCTAACCTAGCACACCACAAAACAAAGCATCATAAACAAATCAGTAGAAAGGATTACAATTACTAATGGACCACACAAGTTACTCGAGGCAAGATATTCAACTAATCGAGCTATACAAGATAAGAAACTACTTGAATAACTCTACTCAACTAAAGGAGCACTCTAGTAACTACACAAGCAAAGATAAAAAAGCAAGTAAATAGCACAAGTGTAGGAATAAAAGCCACCAAAGATAAGTGACATAAGTTTTACCTTAAGGTTCTGCATGTGTCAAAAATCCTTGTTTGAGACGAGTCCT is a window encoding:
- the LOC8071743 gene encoding LOW QUALITY PROTEIN: transcription initiation factor IIA subunit 1 (The sequence of the model RefSeq protein was modified relative to this genomic sequence to represent the inferred CDS: deleted 3 bases in 2 codons), with the translated sequence MQTYLYSLLNSHLSRPPPHLRNPRPSSAEASSPPAAETLAAGAADAAAVMASSNVSTVYISVIDDVISKVREDFITYGVGDAVLNELQALWEMKMLHCGAISGNIDRTKAAAPSAGGTTGTTPPVHDLNVPYEATSEEYATPTADMLFPPTPLQTPIQTPLPGTDTGMYNIPTGPSDYAPSPISDIRNGMAINGADPKAGRPSPYMPPPSPWMSQRPLGVDVNVAYVEGREDPDRGVQPQPLTQDFLMMSSGKRKRDEYPGQLPSGSFVPQQDGSADQIVEFVVSKENANQLWSSIINKLETPTKTITPVIPQCDGIQDDYNDQFFFQGVPTEDYNTPGESAEYRAPTPAVGTPKPRNDAGDDDDDDDEPPLNEDDDDDDELDDLEQGEDEPNTQHLVLAQFDKVTRTKNRWKCTLKDGIMHLNGRDVLFNKATGEFDF